In Candidatus Nezhaarchaeales archaeon, a single genomic region encodes these proteins:
- a CDS encoding RAD55 family ATPase: protein MGVGKPLTRETLVTMIRVVVVAVSVNVLLSLVPFYPPFTIIAAIIVLALTAYKWPGVSLAVGLLLVIPAAAYQDAYLGLFSLQLAFVLAILSLTKWQLTGFALLSLALAWLPLSRSLTFTPILLAGLLFGPTLGGGVGCLSSALQILVASGLGLESFGMVYAPRSTYTLINLSKPPLQTLTVEAFTQALKGVLTVESEGFSKLLTSFLRVYTENAVTALQVVAWGVAGYLMAKAALKLRENPALSLTGLLVSLCLMLAPLAPINALDLGLATPAFTALTVSWLTAYWWLRVKGVQPEARILTPPSKTILLPEFKPPPGEVKPRKAGPAKKVLSELISGGVPDSMVIMVLGDPGSGKTTLCESIIREKLEEGKRCVYIAYDEAPSRIRKRLKGFGLDVEPYEESGALVFIDCYSTSAGIPSAEKFYVTTPSDLTSLNLEASSLIDKVGVAPIVFLDSLTALLDQVSPKSLLEFVHTLGGRVEAKGGLLLLTLSTGTLPGEELLKLETMVDGVIEIEMRELEGSLTRRLRVKKMRGVIHVDKWARFELLGSGVVIHPEP from the coding sequence GTGGGAGTCGGTAAGCCCTTAACGCGTGAAACCTTAGTTACGATGATTAGGGTCGTGGTGGTAGCTGTTTCAGTTAACGTATTGCTTAGCTTAGTCCCATTCTACCCTCCCTTCACCATTATAGCGGCTATTATCGTTTTAGCGCTTACCGCCTATAAATGGCCGGGCGTTTCCTTGGCCGTAGGCCTCTTGCTCGTAATTCCGGCCGCAGCCTACCAGGACGCGTACTTAGGCCTCTTCTCCTTACAGCTCGCCTTCGTCCTAGCGATACTCTCCTTAACGAAGTGGCAATTAACTGGTTTCGCCCTACTAAGCCTAGCTTTAGCTTGGCTTCCCTTATCTAGAAGTTTAACCTTTACGCCGATACTTTTAGCTGGCTTACTCTTCGGCCCCACATTAGGAGGGGGGGTTGGATGCTTATCATCGGCGCTCCAGATACTAGTAGCTTCAGGGTTAGGCCTAGAAAGCTTCGGCATGGTATACGCTCCACGATCTACCTATACCCTCATAAACCTTTCAAAACCTCCACTTCAAACCTTAACGGTAGAAGCCTTCACTCAAGCTTTAAAGGGTGTTTTAACCGTTGAAAGTGAAGGCTTCTCGAAACTATTAACGTCATTTTTAAGGGTTTACACGGAAAACGCCGTAACGGCTCTTCAAGTGGTAGCTTGGGGGGTTGCCGGCTATCTAATGGCGAAAGCCGCCTTAAAGCTCCGCGAAAACCCCGCCTTAAGCCTAACTGGTTTACTAGTATCCTTATGCTTAATGTTAGCGCCCCTCGCCCCTATTAATGCGTTGGACCTAGGCTTAGCGACGCCAGCTTTCACAGCTTTAACTGTAAGCTGGCTTACCGCCTACTGGTGGTTAAGGGTTAAGGGTGTTCAACCTGAAGCTAGAATTCTTACCCCTCCTTCAAAAACCATCTTACTACCGGAGTTTAAACCGCCGCCTGGGGAGGTTAAACCTAGAAAGGCTGGTCCAGCTAAGAAGGTTCTTAGCGAACTTATAAGTGGTGGAGTACCGGATTCCATGGTGATTATGGTGCTAGGCGACCCGGGAAGCGGAAAAACCACGCTATGCGAAAGCATCATACGTGAAAAACTAGAGGAGGGTAAACGGTGTGTTTACATAGCTTACGATGAGGCTCCGAGCAGGATAAGGAAAAGGCTTAAAGGCTTCGGCTTAGACGTAGAACCTTACGAAGAAAGCGGCGCGCTAGTTTTTATCGACTGCTATTCAACAAGTGCCGGTATACCTAGCGCTGAGAAATTCTACGTAACAACCCCTTCAGATTTAACGTCCCTAAACCTTGAAGCCTCCTCCCTCATCGATAAAGTAGGCGTAGCACCCATAGTCTTCCTAGACTCCCTTACGGCCTTACTTGACCAAGTAAGCCCTAAAAGCCTCCTAGAATTCGTCCATACGCTCGGCGGTAGGGTGGAGGCTAAAGGCGGCCTCCTCCTACTCACCCTAAGCACGGGAACCTTACCCGGCGAAGAACTACTAAAGCTAGAAACCATGGTGGACGGCGTAATAGAGATAGAAATGCGGGAGCTAGAGGGCTCCTTAACTAGGAGGTTAAGGGTTAAGAAGATGCGAGGAGTGATACACGTAGATAAGTGGGCTCGCTTCGAGCTGCTAGGTAGTGGTGTAGTTATCCACCCCGAACCTTAA
- a CDS encoding ATPase domain-containing protein, producing the protein MVLVSANRVKTGVPGLDEVMEGGLLRGYTYVVMGGPGSGKTTLGVQFIYKGIVDYGENGVYVTLEEPPESIRANVLRFRWELLGLEERGKLVIVDGSPIKRVPGHYVMQAPQVGTVDFTMESLASVIHAARRKVGAERIVIDPLNALTLLYGSDQYVLRRELLELIRTLNEAGCTTLLMSEVREREGRRMRYGVETFLAQGVIILHTIRVKGAKIKALEILKMRGTKHEEQLLPYKITDRGIMVFPGEKVFV; encoded by the coding sequence GTGGTATTGGTGAGTGCTAATAGGGTTAAGACCGGGGTTCCCGGCCTTGATGAGGTGATGGAGGGCGGGTTGCTGCGCGGGTATACCTACGTAGTGATGGGAGGCCCCGGCTCCGGTAAGACCACGCTCGGAGTTCAATTCATTTATAAGGGGATCGTCGATTACGGCGAGAACGGCGTATACGTAACTTTGGAGGAGCCCCCCGAGTCCATTAGGGCCAACGTGTTGAGGTTTAGATGGGAACTGTTAGGCCTTGAGGAGCGCGGGAAGCTCGTCATAGTTGATGGATCCCCTATTAAACGGGTGCCCGGTCACTACGTAATGCAGGCCCCGCAAGTAGGTACTGTCGATTTTACCATGGAGAGCCTCGCTAGCGTTATCCACGCGGCTAGGAGGAAGGTTGGAGCCGAGCGGATAGTTATTGACCCATTAAACGCGTTAACACTGCTTTACGGGAGCGATCAATACGTTTTAAGGCGCGAGCTCTTAGAGCTCATAAGAACGCTTAACGAAGCAGGTTGCACGACGCTATTAATGTCCGAAGTGAGGGAGAGGGAAGGTAGAAGGATGCGATACGGGGTTGAAACGTTCTTAGCTCAGGGCGTTATAATCCTACATACAATACGAGTTAAGGGGGCGAAAATTAAAGCCTTAGAAATTTTAAAGATGCGAGGCACCAAGCACGAGGAGCAATTACTGCCGTATAAGATAACAGATCGCGGAATAATGGTATTCCCAGGCGAAAAAGTATTCGTATAA
- a CDS encoding bifunctional hydroxymethylpyrimidine kinase/phosphomethylpyrimidine kinase, whose amino-acid sequence MKGRIPVAITIAGSDSGGGAGIQADLKTFAALGVHGTTAITSVTAQNTYSVKAVEDLKPEIIAEQIRAVAEDLGIDAGKTGMLHTSEIIRTVAFEISKYRFPLVVDPVMVSKSGTPLLNPEAVEALKKYLIPLATVITPNKPEAEKLSGVKISSLENVEIAAKKISEVGPKAVLVKGGHLEGVEAVDILYYEDRFYRFTSPRLSVKTTHGTGCTLSAAITANLAKKMPIPKAVENAKNFVTSSIRFGLSIGKGYGPVNPMAYLYREASRYEVLLSVEDAKTLLEGHPEVAALVPEVGMNVAMATRYAEGVNDVAALDGRIVKTLKGVKAAGNPKFGASRHLARYLVEVVKHDEGKRAAINLRFSEETLKILEKRGLTISYYDRSKEPEEIKRVEGLTVAWGVKEAIRSVGRVPDVVYHRGDVGKEPMIVVFGEDATSLAKLILEVAKTVATANYA is encoded by the coding sequence TTGAAAGGTAGGATCCCGGTTGCGATAACCATCGCAGGGAGCGATTCCGGCGGCGGCGCGGGAATACAGGCGGACCTTAAAACCTTCGCGGCGCTAGGAGTCCATGGAACCACGGCTATCACCTCTGTAACGGCTCAGAATACGTACTCGGTTAAAGCCGTGGAGGACTTAAAGCCCGAGATCATAGCTGAACAGATTAGAGCGGTTGCCGAGGACCTCGGTATCGACGCTGGAAAAACCGGTATGCTTCATACTTCAGAGATAATAAGGACTGTAGCCTTCGAGATCTCGAAGTACAGGTTTCCACTAGTCGTAGACCCTGTGATGGTCTCTAAGTCCGGAACCCCCCTACTAAATCCTGAAGCGGTTGAAGCATTAAAGAAGTACCTAATCCCTTTAGCCACCGTTATAACTCCCAATAAGCCTGAAGCTGAGAAGCTTTCAGGTGTAAAGATAAGCAGCTTAGAGAACGTTGAAATAGCCGCTAAAAAAATTTCTGAAGTAGGACCTAAAGCAGTCCTAGTTAAAGGCGGACACCTAGAAGGCGTAGAGGCCGTAGACATCCTATACTATGAAGATAGGTTTTACAGGTTCACCTCCCCTAGGTTAAGCGTAAAAACTACGCATGGAACCGGCTGTACCCTCTCAGCTGCTATCACAGCCAATTTAGCTAAGAAGATGCCTATCCCTAAGGCTGTTGAGAACGCTAAGAACTTCGTAACCTCAAGCATAAGGTTCGGCCTGAGTATTGGGAAAGGTTATGGACCCGTAAACCCTATGGCGTACCTTTACCGTGAAGCTTCAAGGTACGAGGTACTCTTAAGCGTAGAGGATGCTAAAACGCTACTTGAGGGACATCCTGAAGTAGCGGCGCTCGTCCCGGAGGTGGGTATGAACGTAGCGATGGCTACTAGGTACGCTGAAGGAGTTAACGACGTAGCAGCTTTAGACGGAAGAATCGTTAAGACGTTGAAAGGAGTTAAAGCCGCTGGGAACCCGAAGTTCGGAGCCTCCCGCCACCTAGCCCGTTACCTAGTAGAGGTCGTTAAGCACGACGAGGGTAAAAGGGCTGCGATAAACCTTAGGTTCTCGGAGGAAACATTGAAGATCCTGGAGAAACGCGGTTTAACGATCTCCTACTATGATCGTAGCAAGGAGCCCGAGGAAATCAAAAGGGTTGAGGGTCTTACCGTGGCGTGGGGGGTAAAGGAGGCTATAAGAAGCGTGGGAAGGGTTCCGGACGTGGTTTACCATAGGGGCGACGTCGGGAAGGAGCCCATGATAGTGGTATTCGGAGAGGATGCTACCTCCTTAGCAAAGCTAATCTTAGAGGTCGCTAAAACCGTTGCCACAGCTAACTACGCTTAA